A portion of the Tiliqua scincoides isolate rTilSci1 chromosome 3, rTilSci1.hap2, whole genome shotgun sequence genome contains these proteins:
- the FUT11 gene encoding alpha-(1,3)-fucosyltransferase 11 isoform X1 — translation MEGLRPAGRAWWLRCCLLALLASALEGGEAPPLPGFGDEGDWGPGGDEADAASFLPAGGGLLAAAAAPSFRGPGNNDTRGNRALPILLWWSGSLFPHFPGDTERIDCARGSCLATRDRRVRPHRRTRALLFYGTDFRAYEAPLPRPPHQAWALFHEESPMNNYLLSHRAGIRLFNYTATFRRHSDYPLSLQWLPDLAYLRRPAPAPADRERWRRQGLAPVLYLQSHCDVPSDRDRYVRELMRHIQVDSYGGCLNNRQLPNMRLKDTSTATTEDSELMTLISKYKFHLAMENAICHDYMTEKLWRPMHVGAVPVYRGSPSVRDWMPNDHSIILIDDFESPKELAEYLHFLDSNSDEYLKYLQYKSPGGITNKFLLENMEKREWGVNDMTLPNYLNGFECFVCDKVNARIAAERNHKKSNGKVLAPEPHIAQLSHMGCPPPAPGYGNVEDIPVGDSWKEMWLQDYWQSLDQGEALTAMIHNNESHQGRFWDYMHKIFMKRTRQN, via the exons ATGGAGGGTCTGCGGCCGGCCGGGCGGGCCTGGTGGCTTCGCTGCTGCCTCCTGGCGCTCCTGGCCTCGGCCCTGGAAGGCGGGGAGGCGCCCCCGCTGCCGGGCTTCGGGGACGAGGGCGACTGGGGGCCCGGCGGCGACGAGGCGGACGCGGCCTCCTTCCTGCCCGCGGGCGGGGGCctgctggcggcggcggcggcgccctcCTTCCGCGGGCCCGGCAACAACGACACGCGCGGCAACCGGGCGCTGCCCATCCTGCTGTGGTGGAGCGGCAGCCTCTTCCCGCACTTCCCCGGTGACACGGAGCGCATCGACTGCGCGCGCGGCTCCTGCCTGGCCACCCGGGACCGGCGCGTGAGGCCGCACCGCCGCACGCGCGCCCTGCTCTTCTACGGCACCGACTTCCGCGCCTACGAGGCGCCGCTGCCGCGCCCGCCGCACCAGGCCTGGGCGCTCTTCCACGAGGAGTCGCCCATGAACAACTACCTGCTCTCGCACCGCGCCGGCATCCGCCTCTTCAACTACACCGCCACCTTCCGCCGCCACTCCGACTACCCGCTCAGCCTGCAGTGGCTGCCGGACCTCGCCTACCTGCGCAGGCCCGCGCCCGCCCCCGCCGACAGGGAGCGCTGGCGGCGCCAGGGCCTCGCCCCCGTGCTCTACCTGCAGTCGCACTGCGACGTCCCCTCCGACCGCGACAGATACGTCCGCGAGCTCATGCGGCACATCCAG GTAGACTCTTATGGTGGATGCCTGAACAACCGACAGCTTCCCAATATGAGGCTGAAAGACACTTCTACAGCCACCACAGAAGACTCTGAATTAATGACACTAATCTCAAAGTACAAGTTTCACCTGGCCATGGAGAACGCCATATGCCATGACTATATGACAGAGAAACTTTGGCGGCCAATGCATGTTGGAGCTGTCCCTGTATATCGAGGTTCCCCATCTGTACGAGACTGGATGCCTAATGATCATTCTATTATTCTTATTGATGACTTTGAAAGTCCCAAAGAACTAGCGGAATACCTTCACTTCCTGGACAGCAATTCAGATGAGTACTTGAAATACCTCCAGTACAAGAGTCCAGGTGGCATTACAAACAAGTTCCTGCTGGAGAACATGGAGAAGCGCGAATGGGGAGTGAATGACATGACACTACCTAATTATCTGAATGGATTTGAGTGTTTTGTCTGTGACAAGGTAAATGCCAGAATTGCAGCAGAAAGGAACCATAAGAAGAGTAATGGGAAAGTGTTAGCTCCAGAACCTCATATAGCCCAGCTCTCACACATGGGGTGTCCTCCACCAGCACCTGGATATGGAAATGTTGAGGACATTCCTGTAGGAGACAG CTGGAAAGAAATGTGGCTGCAAGATTACTGGCAGAGCCTTGATCAGGGTGAAGCCCTTACAGCTATGATTCACAACAATGAGTCGCATCAAGGAAGATTTTGGGATTACATGCACAAAATCTTCATGAAGAGAACTCGGCAAAACTGA
- the FUT11 gene encoding alpha-(1,3)-fucosyltransferase 11 isoform X3 has product MEGLRPAGRAWWLRCCLLALLASALEGGEAPPLPGFGDEGDWGPGGDEADAASFLPAGGGLLAAAAAPSFRGPGNNDTRGNRALPILLWWSGSLFPHFPGDTERIDCARGSCLATRDRRVRPHRRTRALLFYGTDFRAYEAPLPRPPHQAWALFHEESPMNNYLLSHRAGIRLFNYTATFRRHSDYPLSLQWLPDLAYLRRPAPAPADRERWRRQGLAPVLYLQSHCDVPSDRDRYVRELMRHIQVDSYGGCLNNRQLPNMRLKDTSTATTEDSELMTLISKYKFHLAMENAICHDYMTEKLWRPMHVGAVPVYRGSPSVRDWMPNDHSIILIDDFESPKELAEYLHFLDSNSDEYLKYLQYKSPGGITNKFLLENMEKREWGVNDMTLPNYLNGFECFVCDKLERNVAARLLAEP; this is encoded by the exons ATGGAGGGTCTGCGGCCGGCCGGGCGGGCCTGGTGGCTTCGCTGCTGCCTCCTGGCGCTCCTGGCCTCGGCCCTGGAAGGCGGGGAGGCGCCCCCGCTGCCGGGCTTCGGGGACGAGGGCGACTGGGGGCCCGGCGGCGACGAGGCGGACGCGGCCTCCTTCCTGCCCGCGGGCGGGGGCctgctggcggcggcggcggcgccctcCTTCCGCGGGCCCGGCAACAACGACACGCGCGGCAACCGGGCGCTGCCCATCCTGCTGTGGTGGAGCGGCAGCCTCTTCCCGCACTTCCCCGGTGACACGGAGCGCATCGACTGCGCGCGCGGCTCCTGCCTGGCCACCCGGGACCGGCGCGTGAGGCCGCACCGCCGCACGCGCGCCCTGCTCTTCTACGGCACCGACTTCCGCGCCTACGAGGCGCCGCTGCCGCGCCCGCCGCACCAGGCCTGGGCGCTCTTCCACGAGGAGTCGCCCATGAACAACTACCTGCTCTCGCACCGCGCCGGCATCCGCCTCTTCAACTACACCGCCACCTTCCGCCGCCACTCCGACTACCCGCTCAGCCTGCAGTGGCTGCCGGACCTCGCCTACCTGCGCAGGCCCGCGCCCGCCCCCGCCGACAGGGAGCGCTGGCGGCGCCAGGGCCTCGCCCCCGTGCTCTACCTGCAGTCGCACTGCGACGTCCCCTCCGACCGCGACAGATACGTCCGCGAGCTCATGCGGCACATCCAG GTAGACTCTTATGGTGGATGCCTGAACAACCGACAGCTTCCCAATATGAGGCTGAAAGACACTTCTACAGCCACCACAGAAGACTCTGAATTAATGACACTAATCTCAAAGTACAAGTTTCACCTGGCCATGGAGAACGCCATATGCCATGACTATATGACAGAGAAACTTTGGCGGCCAATGCATGTTGGAGCTGTCCCTGTATATCGAGGTTCCCCATCTGTACGAGACTGGATGCCTAATGATCATTCTATTATTCTTATTGATGACTTTGAAAGTCCCAAAGAACTAGCGGAATACCTTCACTTCCTGGACAGCAATTCAGATGAGTACTTGAAATACCTCCAGTACAAGAGTCCAGGTGGCATTACAAACAAGTTCCTGCTGGAGAACATGGAGAAGCGCGAATGGGGAGTGAATGACATGACACTACCTAATTATCTGAATGGATTTGAGTGTTTTGTCTGTGACAAG CTGGAAAGAAATGTGGCTGCAAGATTACTGGCAGAGCCTTGA
- the FUT11 gene encoding alpha-(1,3)-fucosyltransferase 11 isoform X2 has product MEGLRPAGRAWWLRCCLLALLASALEGGEAPPLPGFGDEGDWGPGGDEADAASFLPAGGGLLAAAAAPSFRGPGNNDTRGNRALPILLWWSGSLFPHFPGDTERIDCARGSCLATRDRRVRPHRRTRALLFYGTDFRAYEAPLPRPPHQAWALFHEESPMNNYLLSHRAGIRLFNYTATFRRHSDYPLSLQWLPDLAYLRRPAPAPADRERWRRQGLAPVLYLQSHCDVPSDRDRYVRELMRHIQVDSYGGCLNNRQLPNMRLKDTSTATTEDSELMTLISKYKFHLAMENAICHDYMTEKLWRPMHVGAVPVYRGSPSVRDWMPNDHSIILIDDFESPKELAEYLHFLDSNSDEYLKYLQYKSPGGITNKFLLENMEKREWGVNDMTLPNYLNGFECFVCDKVNARIAAERNHKKSNGKVLAPEPHIAQLSHMGCPPPAPGYGNVEDIPVGDRTERQPNPELPGTQGCSDTKNSCRCILRA; this is encoded by the exons ATGGAGGGTCTGCGGCCGGCCGGGCGGGCCTGGTGGCTTCGCTGCTGCCTCCTGGCGCTCCTGGCCTCGGCCCTGGAAGGCGGGGAGGCGCCCCCGCTGCCGGGCTTCGGGGACGAGGGCGACTGGGGGCCCGGCGGCGACGAGGCGGACGCGGCCTCCTTCCTGCCCGCGGGCGGGGGCctgctggcggcggcggcggcgccctcCTTCCGCGGGCCCGGCAACAACGACACGCGCGGCAACCGGGCGCTGCCCATCCTGCTGTGGTGGAGCGGCAGCCTCTTCCCGCACTTCCCCGGTGACACGGAGCGCATCGACTGCGCGCGCGGCTCCTGCCTGGCCACCCGGGACCGGCGCGTGAGGCCGCACCGCCGCACGCGCGCCCTGCTCTTCTACGGCACCGACTTCCGCGCCTACGAGGCGCCGCTGCCGCGCCCGCCGCACCAGGCCTGGGCGCTCTTCCACGAGGAGTCGCCCATGAACAACTACCTGCTCTCGCACCGCGCCGGCATCCGCCTCTTCAACTACACCGCCACCTTCCGCCGCCACTCCGACTACCCGCTCAGCCTGCAGTGGCTGCCGGACCTCGCCTACCTGCGCAGGCCCGCGCCCGCCCCCGCCGACAGGGAGCGCTGGCGGCGCCAGGGCCTCGCCCCCGTGCTCTACCTGCAGTCGCACTGCGACGTCCCCTCCGACCGCGACAGATACGTCCGCGAGCTCATGCGGCACATCCAG GTAGACTCTTATGGTGGATGCCTGAACAACCGACAGCTTCCCAATATGAGGCTGAAAGACACTTCTACAGCCACCACAGAAGACTCTGAATTAATGACACTAATCTCAAAGTACAAGTTTCACCTGGCCATGGAGAACGCCATATGCCATGACTATATGACAGAGAAACTTTGGCGGCCAATGCATGTTGGAGCTGTCCCTGTATATCGAGGTTCCCCATCTGTACGAGACTGGATGCCTAATGATCATTCTATTATTCTTATTGATGACTTTGAAAGTCCCAAAGAACTAGCGGAATACCTTCACTTCCTGGACAGCAATTCAGATGAGTACTTGAAATACCTCCAGTACAAGAGTCCAGGTGGCATTACAAACAAGTTCCTGCTGGAGAACATGGAGAAGCGCGAATGGGGAGTGAATGACATGACACTACCTAATTATCTGAATGGATTTGAGTGTTTTGTCTGTGACAAGGTAAATGCCAGAATTGCAGCAGAAAGGAACCATAAGAAGAGTAATGGGAAAGTGTTAGCTCCAGAACCTCATATAGCCCAGCTCTCACACATGGGGTGTCCTCCACCAGCACCTGGATATGGAAATGTTGAGGACATTCCTGTAGGAGACAG GACTGaacggcagcccaatcctgagctgcctggcacccagggctgcagtgacACCAAGaatagctgccgctgcatcctgcgtgcttAG
- the CHCHD1 gene encoding small ribosomal subunit protein mS37 encodes MAVPPPSYPAWVTRLSGPGRSGARRPPVKPPRPLVLADRVSSRRLQLGEATCVTEMSLMMACWKQNEFNDAVCAKEIQTFLDCAAKAEAERKEKITLESLNQLRNLDAKQVNKLLKRFPNHIRVY; translated from the exons ATGGCGGTCCCGCCGCCCTCTTACCCGGCTTGGGTGACTCGCTTGAGCGGGCCGGGGAGGAGCGGGGCCAGGCGGCCTCCAGTGAAGCCTCCCAGGCCGCTGGTGCTGGCCGACCGTGTCTCGAGCCGGCGGCTGCAGCTTGGAG AGGCAACATGCGTCACAGAAATGTCATTGATGATGgcctgttggaaacagaatgagtTCAACGATGCAGTGTGTGCCAAGGAGATCCAGACGTTCTTAGACTGTGCAGCAAAGGCAGAA gcAGAACGCAAGGAAAAAATTACACTAGAATCACTGAACCAGTTGAGAAACCTTGATGCGAAACAAGTAAACAAACTACTAAAACGTTTTCCAAATCACATACGTGTTTATTAA